GTTCCTGTATGGCCAAGCTGCCGATATGCGCCAGTCCTACGACGGCTTGTACGCTCTGGCACGCCAGGGGTTTGAAGTGGATGTGCTGGCCGGACACATGTTTGTTTTCATCAACCGGCGGCAAACACAGATGAAGGTGCTGTACTTTGACCGCAGCGGCTGGTGCCTGTGGTGCAAGCGTTTGGAGAGCGGCAAGTTCTCCCGTAAAGGCGTTCAAGGCGGCAGTGGCGAGATCGACTGCACGGCGCTCAAACTGATGCTCGAAGGCATCGAAGTGCGCCGACGCCACAAACGCTACCAACACCCTGCGCGGAGGTGACGATGTGCCCATTTTCAATCCGGAGAAGCACTCTTTTGCTTTGTCCCTAAAGGCCGCAAGATAAGGCCCATGTCGATGCCCAATACCAGCACTCCCACATTTACCGTCGAAACGGTCATGGGGCTGTCGCCGCAGAGCATCGCGCAGACACTGCAAGCACAGGCCGCCAGCATCAGCGCGCTGGAGCAGCAGCTCGAATGGTTCAAACGCCAACTCTTTGGCAAGAAGAGCGAGCGCTTTGCACCCTTGCCCGATGCGCAGCAAATGCACCTGGGGCAACTCCTGGGCGACCTCCCTGCCACTGATGCGCCCGAAGCCGACTCCGACTCCAACACCATCCCTGCACACCAGCGACGCAAACCCCGCAGCAACTTTGCCGACGAGGGCACGCCCGCATCGTTCTTTGACGAAACCAAGGTGCCCGTGCACACCATCGAGCTGGCCAACCCCGAGACCAAAGACCTCTCGCCCGATCAGTACGAGGTTGTCAGCCAGAAGGTCAGCCACCGCTTGGCACAGCGCCCCGGTGCCTATGTGGTGCTGAAGTATGTGCGCTCTGTCATCAAGCGCCACGACACGCAAACCCTGCACTGTGCGGGCGCGCCAACAGGCATCATTGAGGGCAGCCGCGCTGACGTGAGCTTGCTCGCAGGCGTTGTTGTTGACAAGTTTGCCTGGCACATTCCGCTGTACCGGCAGCACCAGCGCCTGAGCCAAGCGGGCTTCAAACTCAGCCGGGCGTGGCTGACGCAACTGGCGCAAAAGACCATTTCCCTGCTGGAGCCGATTTACGACACGCAGCTCGAGTCGATCCGCAACAGCCGGGTCAAGGCAATGGACGAGACCCCCATCAAGGCCGGGCGCAGTGGGCCCGGCAAGATGAAGGCGGCCTACTTCTGGCCTGTGTACGGCGAACTCGATGAGGTGTGCTTTGCCTATTTCGAGTCGCGCCGCCACGAGCACGTACAGCAGGCATTGGGGCTGCCAGGGGCCACAGATGCCGTGTTGCTCACTGACGGCTATGAGGCCTATGCACGTTACGCTGCCAAGACCGGCATTACGCATGCCCAATGCTGGGCGCACTGCAGGCGTGGCTTCTTTGAAGCTCTAGGGGCCGAGCCACAGGCCGCTGGCCAGGCGCTGCAGCAAATTGGCGAGATTTACGCCCAGGAAGAAGCCATTCGTGAACGTGACCTCTACGGGGATGCCAAACGAGAGCACCGTCTAAGCCACAGCAAACCGCTGGTGCAGAACTTCTTTGAATGGGTGGATTTGCAGTTCGAGCGGCAAGGCTTCCTGCCCAGCAATCCGTTGACCAAGGCATTGGCCTATGCACGCGAGCGCCGCGCGCAACTGCAGGTGTTTCTGGGCGATGCGGATGTGGCCATGGATACGAACCATCTGGAACGCGCCTTGCGCGCGATACCAATGGGCAGGCGCAATTGGTTATTCTGCTGGACGGAGGTGGGCGCCAAGCGCGCGGGCATCATGCAGAGCCTGATCGTGACATGCCGTTTACATGACATTGACCCCTACACCTACCTGGTTGATGTCTTGCAACGCGTAGGCCACCACCCCGCCTCCAGAGTTTCAGAACTGACGCCTCGTCAATGGAAGCAGCACTTCGCCGAGAATCCATTGCGTTCACCATTACACGGTTTGGTAACGTAGGCAATAACGCCGGACAGTGACCGGTTACGGCCCGGCTGCAGAACTCTTTCCCGTTGTCGGCCCTGATTGCTTTGGGTAAGCCTCGCGTGGTGCTCAGTTGCTCCAGGATGCGTACGAGCTGATTCCCGCCCAATGCACGCTCCGGCACGATCGCCACGGCCTCATGGGTTGCGTCATCCACTACCGTCAGGTTCTTGATGCTGCGCCCCTCTGCCGTGCGGTCAAACACGAAGTCCATCGACCACACTTGGTTAGCTGCCGTGGGGCGCTCCAATGGATGCCGATCTGCCAGTGGGATCTTCTTGCGCTTGCGCTTCTTCACTTGCAAGCCTGCTTCGGCGTACAGCCGGTCCACGCGCTTGTGGTTGACCAGTTCACCGGCCTGGCGCAGCTTCAGATAGATCATGCCTGCACCGTAGCGGCGATGCCGCTGGGCCAAGGCGATGATCTTTTCCTTGAGTGCGCAGTTGCGATCCTGAGCTGGCTC
This DNA window, taken from Rhodoferax potami, encodes the following:
- the tnpB gene encoding IS66 family insertion sequence element accessory protein TnpB (TnpB, as the term is used for proteins encoded by IS66 family insertion elements, is considered an accessory protein, since TnpC, encoded by a neighboring gene, is a DDE family transposase.), coding for MFFPEGRIRVFLYGQAADMRQSYDGLYALARQGFEVDVLAGHMFVFINRRQTQMKVLYFDRSGWCLWCKRLESGKFSRKGVQGGSGEIDCTALKLMLEGIEVRRRHKRYQHPARR
- the tnpC gene encoding IS66 family transposase translates to MSMPNTSTPTFTVETVMGLSPQSIAQTLQAQAASISALEQQLEWFKRQLFGKKSERFAPLPDAQQMHLGQLLGDLPATDAPEADSDSNTIPAHQRRKPRSNFADEGTPASFFDETKVPVHTIELANPETKDLSPDQYEVVSQKVSHRLAQRPGAYVVLKYVRSVIKRHDTQTLHCAGAPTGIIEGSRADVSLLAGVVVDKFAWHIPLYRQHQRLSQAGFKLSRAWLTQLAQKTISLLEPIYDTQLESIRNSRVKAMDETPIKAGRSGPGKMKAAYFWPVYGELDEVCFAYFESRRHEHVQQALGLPGATDAVLLTDGYEAYARYAAKTGITHAQCWAHCRRGFFEALGAEPQAAGQALQQIGEIYAQEEAIRERDLYGDAKREHRLSHSKPLVQNFFEWVDLQFERQGFLPSNPLTKALAYARERRAQLQVFLGDADVAMDTNHLERALRAIPMGRRNWLFCWTEVGAKRAGIMQSLIVTCRLHDIDPYTYLVDVLQRVGHHPASRVSELTPRQWKQHFAENPLRSPLHGLVT